One window from the genome of Xenorhabdus bovienii SS-2004 encodes:
- the fbaA gene encoding class II fructose-bisphosphate aldolase: MSKIFDFVKPGVITGDDVQKVFAVAKENNFALPAVNCVGTDSINAVLETAAKVRAPVIIQFSNGGAAFVAGKGLKAEGQQAAILGSISGAHHVHQMAEYYGVPVILHTDHCARKLLPWIDGLLDAGEKHYVQTGKPLFSSHMIDLSEESLEENIEICGQYLARMAKIDMTLEIELGCTGGEEDGVDNSHLDSSSLYTQPEDVAYAYEKLNAISPRFTIAASFGNVHGVYKPGNVKLTPKILRNSQDYVSEKFNLPHNSLDFVFHGGSGSTAEEIQEAVSYGVVKMNIDTDTQWATWEGILNYYKKNEGYLQGQLGNPEGADKPNKKFYDPRVWLRAAQVSMIVRLEQAFKELNAVDVL, encoded by the coding sequence ATGTCTAAAATTTTTGATTTCGTAAAACCGGGTGTCATCACTGGTGATGATGTTCAAAAAGTCTTTGCTGTCGCAAAAGAAAACAACTTCGCTTTACCAGCTGTTAACTGCGTCGGTACTGATTCCATCAACGCAGTGTTGGAAACAGCGGCAAAAGTACGTGCTCCGGTAATCATCCAGTTTTCCAATGGCGGTGCGGCATTCGTAGCAGGTAAAGGCTTGAAGGCAGAAGGCCAGCAGGCGGCGATTCTGGGTTCAATTTCTGGTGCTCATCATGTTCATCAGATGGCAGAATACTACGGCGTTCCTGTTATCCTGCATACCGACCACTGTGCACGCAAACTGCTGCCGTGGATTGACGGCCTGCTGGATGCCGGTGAAAAACATTATGTGCAGACCGGCAAGCCGCTGTTCTCTTCCCATATGATTGACCTGTCAGAAGAGTCTCTGGAAGAAAACATCGAGATTTGTGGCCAATATCTGGCACGCATGGCGAAAATCGACATGACACTGGAAATCGAACTGGGCTGTACTGGCGGTGAAGAAGACGGCGTTGATAACAGTCATCTGGACAGCTCTTCTCTGTATACTCAGCCAGAAGACGTGGCTTACGCTTATGAAAAACTGAACGCTATCAGCCCACGTTTCACTATCGCGGCTTCTTTCGGTAACGTTCACGGTGTCTATAAGCCAGGTAACGTCAAACTGACGCCAAAAATCCTGCGTAACTCACAAGACTACGTGTCTGAGAAGTTCAATCTGCCACACAACAGCCTGGATTTTGTTTTCCACGGCGGTTCCGGTTCTACCGCAGAAGAGATTCAGGAAGCGGTCAGCTATGGCGTAGTTAAAATGAATATCGATACCGATACCCAGTGGGCAACTTGGGAAGGTATTCTGAACTACTACAAAAAGAACGAAGGCTATCTGCAAGGCCAATTGGGTAACCCAGAAGGTGCAGACAAACCTAACAAAAAATTCTACGATCCACGCGTTTGGCTGCGGGCTGCTCAGGTTTCCATGATCGTTCGTCTGGAACAGGCTTTCAAAGAATTGAATGCGGTTGATGTGTTGTAA
- a CDS encoding serine hydrolase domain-containing protein yields MIDTVALQRALDNWLLFSPCLGVNVTLSDSLGNNWHSASGFEQFENKTEMKALQQCYIYSITKTFTAIRILQLVEQEKLALDSRLTEILGHCGLDPAITIRQLLNHTAGVPNYTEFDGYDAATKASPGTPWSYDYTLALSGEKGMKFSPGEGWDYSNTGYMLLVKVIKVVTGESFQKNINDGIILPLELTKTYVASDIDRGTVIPGFSRWLNNNDVMENITGIYHPHWCKTELMVSTTKEICQVYQALFQGKILSPALLAEMCKPISIGRSAGLFYRKPSYGMGLMIDPEWGHGGLFGHGGEGPGFNTWALYLPDYQGRALAICIFCNTSMAGQPVYLVKDFLRVLGAPFAE; encoded by the coding sequence ATGATTGATACAGTTGCTTTACAGCGGGCACTTGATAATTGGCTGCTTTTCTCTCCCTGTCTGGGGGTTAATGTCACTCTGTCTGATTCCCTTGGTAATAATTGGCATAGTGCTAGCGGGTTTGAACAGTTTGAAAATAAAACGGAAATGAAAGCATTACAGCAATGTTATATCTATAGCATTACCAAAACATTTACGGCGATCCGAATACTGCAATTAGTTGAACAAGAAAAACTGGCATTGGATTCACGATTGACGGAAATCCTTGGTCATTGTGGGCTCGATCCGGCTATCACGATCAGACAGCTTTTGAATCATACCGCGGGAGTCCCTAATTACACCGAGTTCGATGGATATGATGCGGCAACGAAAGCGAGTCCGGGGACTCCTTGGAGCTATGACTATACGCTGGCGTTGAGTGGTGAAAAAGGCATGAAATTCTCTCCGGGGGAAGGGTGGGATTACAGTAATACCGGGTACATGCTATTAGTTAAAGTGATTAAGGTGGTGACGGGAGAATCATTTCAAAAAAATATTAATGACGGCATCATCTTGCCGTTAGAACTGACTAAGACATATGTCGCCAGTGATATTGATCGTGGCACCGTTATTCCGGGTTTTAGCCGTTGGCTTAATAATAATGATGTGATGGAAAATATAACGGGAATATATCATCCTCACTGGTGCAAGACAGAGTTGATGGTTTCAACGACCAAAGAGATATGTCAGGTGTATCAAGCACTGTTTCAAGGGAAAATCCTCAGCCCTGCTTTATTAGCGGAAATGTGTAAACCCATTTCGATTGGCAGAAGTGCTGGCCTTTTTTATCGTAAGCCAAGTTATGGAATGGGGTTAATGATCGATCCTGAATGGGGACACGGAGGGTTGTTCGGTCACGGTGGTGAAGGGCCGGGATTTAACACATGGGCACTTTATCTGCCGGATTATCAGGGGCGCGCCCTGGCAATATGCATTTTTTGCAATACCAGTATGGCAGGACAGCCTGTTTATTTAGTGAAAGATTTTTTGCGCGTACTCGGCGCACCATTCGCTGAATAA
- a CDS encoding RHS repeat-associated core domain-containing protein, which produces MSRFNPALYNKTPGVSVLDNRGLNVRDMGYHRAEVGSATDTRITRHQYNTQGYLSQSIDPRLHASQQNDSTIKPNFIWQYDLNGQILHTDSVDAGRTVTLNDIEGRPIMAVTATEVTQKWQYEAPSLPGRLLSVSEQAVNVSPRITERLFWSDNNQQAKDNNLVGQCVKHYDPAGLSQLQSGSLTGAMLRQSRQFILDDQKVNWTDNNLGALDNTLHTTQSTVDATSALLTQTDTKGNLQRLDYDIAGQLKGSWLTLKDQNEQIILKSLTYSAAGQKLQEVHGNGVITDYTYEPETQRLISITTHRPSDAKVLQDLRYDYDPVGNVLNIRNDTEATRFWRNQKVVPENSYSYDSLYQLINATGREMANIGQQSNKLPPPVSPIDSSTYTNYTRNYSYDNAGNLLQIRHSSPATNNNYTLNITVSNRNNHAVSQDLAEKPEQVDAQFDAGGHQMNLIPGQSLKWNSRGELHQVNKTGSSDNLEEYRYDSSGKRVLKIGEQQRVTYLTGLELRTTKNGNSITEDLQVISVGEAGRAQVRVLHWESGKPEDIDNNQLRYSYDNLLSSSQLELNGTGQIITEEEYYPYGGTSVWATRNETEAHYKTIRYSGKERDATGLYYYGFRYYQPRVGRWLSADPAGTIDGLNLYRMVRNNPITFKDDKGLAPEPPQETETQLLIHEFKEGDILYGLDNPRTTALSDLEKVGFKRMSKSTANSGNVFSRLRQSFRKKNNTKRNILIQNDITNATWDASKPREYATDKSIKKEVHDYQRVIGFRAFLSEHPKYNVKNDNELITALINNPSITTSVPLWQKTSKAGLGYQFFERKAPVHFLVDTIGDDINTVISKQGHGASITSSELRWLYRHKDTKEVKENLKFWRDGKAVPHSEVFSEAKWSSYQPKHRYS; this is translated from the coding sequence ATGAGCCGTTTTAATCCCGCACTTTATAACAAAACCCCGGGCGTGAGTGTTCTTGATAATCGGGGTTTAAACGTTAGAGATATGGGTTATCACCGTGCCGAAGTGGGCAGTGCAACCGATACCCGTATTACCCGCCACCAATATAATACCCAAGGTTATTTGAGCCAGAGTATTGATCCTCGGCTGCATGCCAGCCAGCAGAATGACAGTACTATCAAGCCCAATTTTATCTGGCAGTATGATTTAAACGGCCAGATTTTACATACAGACAGTGTTGATGCAGGACGAACCGTCACATTGAATGATATTGAAGGGCGCCCAATAATGGCTGTCACAGCAACGGAGGTCACACAGAAATGGCAGTATGAAGCACCTTCCCTGCCGGGGCGGTTATTGAGTGTCAGCGAGCAGGCCGTCAATGTTTCACCCCGTATCACGGAACGCTTGTTCTGGTCTGACAATAATCAGCAAGCCAAAGACAATAACCTTGTCGGGCAGTGCGTCAAACATTATGATCCCGCCGGATTGAGTCAACTGCAAAGCGGTTCACTGACAGGTGCCATGCTCAGGCAATCCCGGCAATTTATCCTTGATGACCAGAAAGTCAATTGGACAGATAACAATCTTGGTGCACTGGACAATACTCTTCACACAACCCAGAGCACAGTAGATGCCACAAGCGCCCTTCTCACTCAGACTGATACCAAAGGTAATCTACAGCGTTTGGATTACGATATTGCCGGTCAACTGAAAGGAAGCTGGCTGACGTTGAAAGACCAGAATGAACAAATCATTCTCAAATCACTCACTTACTCCGCTGCCGGACAAAAACTGCAAGAAGTGCATGGCAATGGCGTGATCACCGATTATACCTACGAACCAGAGACTCAGCGGTTAATCAGCATCACCACCCACCGCCCGTCTGATGCCAAAGTGCTGCAAGATTTACGTTACGATTATGATCCGGTCGGTAACGTGCTCAATATCCGCAATGATACCGAAGCCACCCGCTTCTGGCGTAATCAGAAAGTCGTGCCGGAGAACAGCTACAGTTATGATTCGCTGTATCAGCTTATCAATGCCACAGGGCGCGAAATGGCGAATATCGGGCAGCAAAGCAATAAACTTCCTCCTCCTGTTTCACCTATTGATAGCAGCACCTATACCAACTACACCCGCAATTATTCCTATGACAATGCCGGCAACCTGCTGCAAATCCGCCACAGTTCACCAGCGACGAATAATAATTACACCTTAAATATCACCGTTTCCAATCGCAACAACCACGCCGTCTCCCAAGATTTGGCCGAAAAACCGGAACAGGTCGATGCACAGTTTGATGCCGGCGGTCATCAAATGAATCTGATACCGGGACAAAGCCTGAAATGGAATTCACGGGGAGAGTTACATCAGGTGAACAAAACAGGCAGCAGCGACAACCTTGAAGAGTATCGCTATGACAGCAGCGGCAAACGGGTGCTGAAAATCGGTGAGCAGCAGCGAGTTACCTACCTGACAGGTTTGGAACTACGCACCACCAAAAACGGGAATAGTATTACCGAAGATTTGCAGGTTATCAGCGTTGGTGAAGCAGGTCGGGCGCAAGTGAGGGTTCTGCATTGGGAGAGCGGTAAACCGGAGGATATCGATAACAATCAACTGCGATACAGCTATGACAATCTTCTTAGCAGCAGCCAACTTGAATTAAATGGCACAGGGCAAATTATCACTGAGGAAGAGTATTATCCTTATGGCGGTACATCCGTATGGGCGACAAGAAACGAGACCGAAGCCCATTACAAAACGATTCGTTATTCCGGCAAAGAGCGGGATGCGACGGGATTGTATTATTATGGCTTCCGTTATTATCAGCCGCGGGTGGGAAGATGGTTAAGTGCTGATCCGGCAGGAACTATAGACGGGCTGAATTTATATCGGATGGTGAGAAATAACCCTATCACATTTAAGGATGATAAAGGTCTAGCGCCTGAACCACCACAAGAAACAGAAACACAACTCCTCATACATGAATTTAAAGAAGGAGATATTTTGTATGGTTTAGATAATCCCAGAACTACTGCTTTATCAGATTTAGAAAAAGTCGGCTTTAAACGTATGAGTAAATCTACAGCTAATTCAGGTAACGTGTTTTCTAGGCTCAGGCAATCTTTTCGAAAAAAAAATAACACCAAAAGAAATATACTGATACAAAATGACATCACAAATGCGACTTGGGATGCCAGTAAACCCAGAGAATATGCTACTGATAAAAGTATCAAAAAAGAGGTACATGATTACCAGCGTGTCATTGGATTTAGAGCGTTTTTATCAGAACATCCTAAATACAATGTTAAAAATGATAATGAACTTATAACTGCGCTAATTAATAATCCATCAATAACTACATCAGTGCCACTTTGGCAAAAAACAAGTAAAGCTGGCTTAGGCTATCAATTCTTTGAGAGGAAAGCCCCTGTTCATTTTTTGGTTGATACCATTGGTGATGATATTAATACGGTGATATCAAAACAAGGTCATGGTGCAAGTATAACATCTAGCGAATTACGCTGGTTATATCGCCATAAAGATACCAAAGAAGTGAAAGAGAATTTAAAATTTTGGCGAGATGGGAAAGCCGTACCTCATAGCGAAGTATTCTCTGAGGCTAAATGGAGTAGCTATCAACCTAAACACAGATATAGCTGA
- the pgk gene encoding phosphoglycerate kinase has protein sequence MSVIKMTDLDLAGKRVLIRADLNVPVKDGKVTSDARIRASLPTIVSALNQGAKVMVTSHLGRPTEGEYNEEFSLQPVVDYLKEKLSSPVRLEKNYLDGVEVAEGELVVLENVRFNKGEKKDDETLSKHYAALCDVYVMDAFGTAHRAQASTHGVAKFAAIACAGPLLSGELEALGKALYNPARPMVAIVGGSKVSTKLTVLDSLSKIADQLIVGGGIANTFVAAEGHNVGRSLYEDDLIPEAKKLLESCDIPVPTDVRVATEFSETAEATLKSTSEIKDEEQILDLGDASAERLVEILKDAKTILWNGPVGVFEFPNFRKGTEIIARAIAESDAFSIAGGGDTLAAIDLFGIADKISYISTGGGAFLEFVEGKKLPAVVMLEERANSN, from the coding sequence ATGTCTGTAATTAAGATGACTGATTTAGATCTGGCGGGTAAACGCGTACTGATCCGTGCTGATCTGAATGTGCCGGTAAAAGATGGCAAAGTTACCTCTGATGCACGTATTCGTGCGTCTTTGCCGACGATTGTGTCTGCGTTGAATCAGGGAGCCAAAGTCATGGTGACTTCTCACCTGGGGCGCCCGACTGAGGGAGAATACAACGAAGAGTTCTCACTGCAACCTGTCGTTGATTATCTGAAAGAAAAACTTTCATCTCCTGTTCGTCTGGAAAAAAATTATCTGGATGGCGTTGAAGTAGCGGAAGGCGAATTGGTTGTACTGGAAAACGTTCGCTTCAATAAAGGTGAGAAAAAAGACGATGAAACGTTATCAAAACACTATGCAGCATTGTGTGATGTGTATGTGATGGATGCCTTTGGCACCGCACACCGTGCTCAGGCGTCCACTCACGGCGTTGCTAAATTTGCGGCAATTGCCTGTGCGGGTCCACTGCTATCCGGTGAACTGGAAGCCTTGGGTAAAGCGCTGTACAACCCTGCTCGCCCAATGGTGGCGATTGTGGGGGGATCCAAGGTCTCAACTAAACTGACTGTTCTTGATTCACTGTCTAAAATCGCTGACCAGCTGATTGTGGGCGGTGGCATTGCCAATACTTTTGTTGCCGCAGAAGGGCATAATGTTGGCCGTTCTCTGTACGAAGATGATTTGATCCCTGAAGCGAAAAAACTGCTGGAAAGCTGTGATATTCCGGTTCCTACCGATGTTCGTGTTGCTACTGAATTCTCTGAAACTGCGGAAGCAACGCTGAAATCCACCAGCGAAATCAAAGACGAAGAGCAAATCCTGGATTTGGGTGATGCTTCTGCAGAACGTCTGGTTGAAATCTTGAAAGATGCCAAAACCATTCTGTGGAATGGTCCGGTGGGTGTTTTTGAATTCCCTAATTTCCGTAAAGGAACCGAAATTATTGCTCGTGCGATTGCTGAAAGTGACGCTTTCTCGATTGCAGGTGGCGGTGATACCCTAGCCGCTATCGATCTGTTCGGCATTGCTGATAAGATCTCTTACATCTCAACCGGTGGTGGTGCTTTCCTTGAGTTTGTCGAAGGCAAAAAACTGCCAGCCGTTGTCATGCTGGAAGAACGTGCTAACAGTAATTAA
- the tkt gene encoding transketolase, which translates to MTTRKTLANAVRFLSMDAVQKAKSGHPGAPMGMADIAEVLWRDYLNHNPVNPNWADRDRFVLSNGHGSMLIYSLLHLTGYDVSIDDLKNFRQLHSKTPGHPEYGYTAGVETTTGPLGQGVANAVGFAIAERTLAAQFNRPGHDIVDHHTYVFMGDGCMMEGISHEVCSLAGTLKLGKLIAFYDDNGISIDGEVEGWFTDDTAARFDAYGWHVIRGVDGHDSDAIKAAIEEAQKETGKPSLLMCKTIIGFGSPNKAGKEECHGSPLGDAEIEATRKALGWEHPAFDVPQDIYAGWDAKAAGKAKEATWEEKFAAYAKAHPELAAEFNRRTRGELPANWEAESKAFIENLQQNPASIASRKASQNALEAFGKVLPEFMGGSADLAPSNLTMWSGSKPLNEVQDGNYIHYGVREFGMSAIMNGIALHGGFVPYGATFLMFVEYARNAVRMAALMKIRSIFVYTHDSIGLGEDGPTHQPVEQIASLRVTPNMSTWRPCDQVESAVAWKYAIERQNGPTALIFSRQNLAQQARTAEQLANIEKGAYILKDCAGQPELLLIATGSEVELAVKAADQLSAAGRQVRVVSMPSTDAFDKQDAAYREAVLPAAVSARVAIEAGIADYWFKYVGLNGAIVGMETFGESAPADLLFKEFGFTVENVVAKATSLLK; encoded by the coding sequence ATGACCACTCGTAAAACCCTTGCTAATGCTGTCCGCTTCTTGAGCATGGATGCTGTGCAGAAAGCAAAATCAGGGCATCCTGGCGCACCAATGGGAATGGCTGACATTGCCGAAGTGCTGTGGCGCGACTATTTGAATCATAACCCGGTGAACCCTAACTGGGCTGATCGTGACCGTTTCGTATTATCCAACGGCCACGGCTCTATGCTGATTTACAGCTTGCTGCACCTGACTGGCTATGATGTTTCTATCGATGATCTGAAAAACTTCCGTCAACTGCATTCCAAAACCCCTGGACACCCAGAATATGGCTATACTGCGGGCGTAGAAACAACAACTGGGCCACTGGGTCAGGGCGTCGCCAATGCCGTGGGTTTTGCAATTGCGGAACGTACACTGGCAGCACAGTTCAACCGTCCGGGTCATGATATCGTCGATCACCACACTTATGTATTCATGGGTGACGGCTGTATGATGGAAGGGATCTCTCATGAAGTCTGCTCTTTGGCAGGTACACTGAAACTGGGCAAACTGATTGCGTTCTATGATGACAATGGTATCTCCATTGATGGTGAAGTAGAAGGTTGGTTCACTGATGACACCGCCGCGCGCTTTGATGCGTATGGCTGGCACGTTATCCGTGGCGTAGATGGTCATGACTCAGACGCTATCAAAGCCGCAATCGAAGAAGCACAAAAAGAAACAGGCAAACCTTCTCTGCTGATGTGTAAAACCATCATCGGTTTTGGCTCACCAAACAAAGCAGGCAAAGAAGAGTGTCACGGTTCTCCGCTGGGTGATGCGGAAATCGAAGCGACCCGCAAAGCGTTGGGCTGGGAACATCCTGCGTTTGACGTTCCTCAGGATATTTACGCTGGATGGGATGCTAAAGCAGCAGGTAAAGCTAAGGAAGCGACATGGGAAGAAAAATTTGCCGCTTACGCAAAAGCACATCCAGAACTGGCAGCAGAATTTAACCGCCGTACCCGTGGCGAGCTGCCTGCAAACTGGGAAGCAGAATCCAAAGCATTCATTGAGAATCTGCAACAGAACCCAGCTTCTATTGCCAGCCGCAAAGCATCACAAAATGCGCTGGAAGCATTCGGTAAAGTTCTGCCTGAATTTATGGGCGGCTCCGCTGACTTGGCTCCAAGTAACCTGACCATGTGGTCAGGCTCTAAACCCCTGAATGAAGTTCAGGACGGCAACTATATTCACTACGGTGTCCGTGAATTCGGTATGTCTGCCATCATGAACGGTATCGCTCTGCATGGCGGTTTTGTGCCTTATGGCGCGACATTCCTGATGTTCGTTGAATATGCCCGTAACGCGGTGCGTATGGCTGCGCTGATGAAAATCCGCAGCATTTTCGTATATACCCATGACTCCATTGGTCTGGGCGAAGATGGCCCGACCCATCAGCCGGTTGAGCAAATTGCCAGCCTGCGTGTGACGCCAAATATGAGCACATGGCGTCCATGTGACCAGGTGGAATCAGCGGTTGCGTGGAAATATGCGATTGAACGTCAAAATGGCCCGACTGCCCTGATCTTCTCCCGTCAGAATCTGGCACAGCAGGCGCGTACGGCTGAACAACTGGCGAATATTGAGAAAGGGGCTTATATCCTGAAAGATTGTGCAGGCCAGCCTGAACTGCTCCTGATTGCTACCGGCTCTGAAGTTGAACTGGCGGTGAAAGCGGCTGACCAACTGAGCGCAGCAGGCCGCCAGGTTCGTGTTGTCTCTATGCCATCTACTGATGCATTTGACAAACAGGATGCCGCATACCGTGAAGCTGTATTGCCAGCCGCAGTTTCTGCCCGTGTTGCCATCGAAGCTGGTATCGCTGATTACTGGTTCAAATACGTTGGCCTCAACGGTGCTATCGTGGGTATGGAAACATTCGGTGAATCTGCACCAGCTGATCTTCTGTTCAAAGAGTTTGGTTTCACCGTCGAAAACGTGGTTGCCAAAGCAACATCTCTGTTGAAATAA
- a CDS encoding GNAT family N-acetyltransferase, whose protein sequence is MSKFNLTSDSTSIPAIILLDSIHAKRDELINLLHDCVESDASIGFIAPLDVNEAEQYWQNVEADMVSGSRVLLIALEGEELAGSVQLSFCQKKNSLHRAEVEKLIVHTAYRQRGIGRMLVNALERLARQYQRRLLVLDTRTGDPASALYRKCGFIEAGQIPQFALNSSGEFAGTTFFYKLI, encoded by the coding sequence ATGTCAAAATTCAATCTTACATCTGACTCAACCTCAATTCCGGCCATCATACTATTGGATTCTATCCATGCAAAACGTGATGAGCTTATTAACTTACTGCATGATTGTGTCGAAAGTGATGCTTCTATCGGTTTTATTGCTCCACTTGATGTGAACGAAGCAGAGCAATACTGGCAAAATGTTGAAGCAGATATGGTGTCGGGTAGCCGCGTGCTGTTGATAGCTCTGGAGGGAGAAGAACTCGCTGGCTCGGTACAACTTTCTTTCTGCCAGAAAAAGAATAGCCTGCACCGTGCCGAAGTGGAAAAACTGATAGTGCATACAGCTTACCGTCAGCGCGGCATTGGCCGAATGTTAGTGAATGCACTGGAACGGCTGGCAAGGCAATATCAGCGTCGTTTGCTGGTATTAGATACCCGTACTGGTGACCCCGCGTCAGCACTCTATCGAAAATGCGGTTTTATTGAAGCCGGGCAGATCCCACAGTTTGCATTAAATTCCAGCGGGGAATTCGCGGGAACTACATTTTTTTATAAGCTGATTTGA
- the epd gene encoding erythrose-4-phosphate dehydrogenase, which yields MTIRIAINGFGRIGRSILRALYESGRQTEISVIAINELADAEGIAHLLKYDSSHGRFAWDVRLNNNLLLVGDDSIRLFHQPDISALPWKELGIDIVLDCTGKYGDRADGEAHIASGAKKVLFSHPGGNDLDATVVYGVNHHELVAEDCIVSNASCTTNCIIPIIKLLDDAFNIESGTVTTIHASMNDQPVIDAYHSDLRRTRAASQSIIPVDTKLSAGITRIFPKFSDRFEAISVRVPTINVTAIDLSVTVSAAVDVGDVNQLLQESAGSSFRGIVDYTDLPLVSTDFNHDPHSAIVDGTQTRVSGNHLIKTLVWCDNEWGFANRMLDTTLVMAATGFK from the coding sequence ATGACAATCAGGATAGCGATTAACGGTTTTGGGAGAATCGGGCGCAGTATCTTACGTGCTCTCTACGAATCCGGGCGTCAAACTGAAATTTCGGTGATCGCTATTAATGAGCTGGCTGATGCGGAAGGTATCGCTCACTTATTGAAATACGATTCCAGTCATGGGCGTTTTGCATGGGATGTACGCCTGAACAACAACCTCTTGCTAGTGGGGGATGACAGCATCCGGCTGTTTCATCAACCGGATATTTCAGCGTTGCCGTGGAAAGAGTTGGGTATTGATATCGTACTTGACTGTACGGGCAAATATGGCGACCGGGCGGATGGTGAAGCACATATTGCCAGCGGCGCCAAAAAAGTTCTGTTTTCCCATCCGGGAGGGAATGATCTGGATGCGACCGTAGTCTATGGTGTGAATCACCATGAGCTGGTGGCGGAGGATTGTATCGTTTCCAATGCATCCTGTACGACAAACTGCATTATTCCAATCATCAAATTATTGGATGATGCATTCAATATTGAATCTGGCACGGTGACAACTATTCATGCTTCTATGAATGATCAACCCGTGATTGATGCTTATCACAGTGATTTACGTCGAACCCGGGCAGCCAGTCAATCCATTATTCCTGTCGATACAAAACTGTCTGCGGGGATTACACGTATCTTCCCCAAATTCAGTGATCGTTTTGAAGCCATCTCGGTGCGAGTGCCGACTATCAATGTGACCGCGATTGACTTGAGCGTGACAGTCAGCGCCGCAGTGGATGTTGGGGATGTGAACCAGCTACTGCAAGAATCAGCGGGAAGTTCGTTTCGTGGTATAGTGGATTACACTGATTTACCGTTGGTTTCAACGGATTTTAACCACGATCCCCACAGTGCCATCGTGGATGGTACACAAACTAGGGTCAGCGGGAATCACCTGATCAAGACCCTCGTGTGGTGTGATAATGAGTGGGGCTTTGCCAATCGTATGCTTGATACGACGCTGGTAATGGCTGCTACGGGTTTCAAATAA